In one window of Vulpes vulpes isolate BD-2025 chromosome 1, VulVul3, whole genome shotgun sequence DNA:
- the SNRPD2 gene encoding small nuclear ribonucleoprotein Sm D2: MSLLNKPKSEMTPEELQKREEEEFNTGPLSVLTQSVKNNTQVLINCRNNKKLLGRVKAFDRHCNMVLENVKEMWTEVPKSGKGKKKSKPVNKDRYISKMFLRGDSVIVVLRNPLIAGK; this comes from the exons AT GAGCCTCCTCAACAAACCCAAGAGTGAGATGACCCCAGAGGAGCTACAGAAGCGGGAGGAGGAAGAGTTTAACACGGGTCCGCTCTCTGTGCTCACACAGTCAGTCAAGAACAACACCCAGGTGCTTATCAACTGCCGCAACAACAAGAAGCTCCTGGGCCGTGTGAAGGCCTTCGACAG GCACTGCAACATGGTGCTGGAGAATGTGAAGGAGATGTGGACCGAGGTCCCCAAGAGCGGCAAGGGCAAGAAGAAGTCCAAGCCAGTCAACAAGGACCGCTACATCTCCAAGATGTTCCTGCGTGGGGACTCCGTCATTGTGGTCCTGCGGAACCCGCTCATCGCTGGCAAGTAG
- the QPCTL gene encoding glutaminyl-peptide cyclotransferase-like protein isoform X2, which yields MGWDLAGPKLSAVRDRFRGEAAMPSGGRGRSRLRLGERGLLEPPSPPKRRLLPRAHFLPLLLLALALASATYTIWSGWHRQTEELPRGRELRGRLIGSLSEARLRRVVGQLDPHRLWNTYLRPLLVVRTPGSPGNLQVRKFLEATLRTLTAGWHVELDPFTALTPLGPLDFGNVVATLDPGAARHLTLACHYDSKLFASESVPFVGATDSAVPCALLLELAQALDRELSRAKEQEAPVTLQLLFLDGEEALKEWGPTDSLYGSRHLAQLMESAPHSPGPTRIQAIELFMLLDLLGAPNPNFYSHFPHTARWFHRLRSIEKRLHRMNLLQSHPQEVMYFQPGEPPGSVEDDHIPFLRRGVPVLHLISMPFPSVWHTPDDSEANLHPPTVHNLSRILAVFLAEYLGL from the exons ATGGGGTGGGATTTGGCTGGGCCTAAACTATCCGCGGTCCGGGACCGGTTTCGGGGCGAAGCTGCCATGCCTTCCGGGGGCCGCGGGCGGTCCCGGCTACGGCTCGGGGAACGTGGCCTCTTGGAGCCGCCCTCCCCGCCCAAGCGCCGCCTGCTCCCGCGGGCGCACTTCTTGCCTCTGCTTctgctggccctggccctggcttcGGCGACCTACACCATCTGGAGCGGCTGGCACCGCCAGACTGAGGAGCTGCCGCGGGGCCGGGAGCTGCGG GGCCGCTTGATCGGAAGCCTCTCCGAAGCCCGGCTGCGGCGGGTGGTGGGGCAACTGGACCCACACCGTCTCTGGAACACTTATCTGCGCCCCCTGCTGGTTGTGCGgaccccgggcagccccggcaaTCTCCAAGTCAGAAAG TTCCTGGAGGCTACACTACGGACCCTGACGGCAGGCTGGCATGTGGAACTGGACCCCTTCACAGCCTTGACACCCCTGGGGCCACTGGACTTTGGCAATGTGGTGGCCACGCTGGACCCAGGGGCTGCCCGTCACCTCACCCTTGCCTGCCATTATGATTCCAAGCTCTTCGCATCTGAGTCGGTTCCCTTTGTGGGGGCAACAGATTCGGCTGTACCTTGTGCCCTGCTGCTGGAGCTGGCTCAGGCCCTCGACAGGGAGTTGAGTAGGGCCAAGGAGCAG GAAGCCCCGGTGACTCTGCAGCTGCTCTTTTTGGATGGTGAAGAAGCACTGAAGGAGTGGGGACCCACCGACTCCCTCTATGGCTCCCGGCACCTGGCCCAGCTCATGGAGTCTGCACCCCACAGCCCGGGCCCCACCAGGATCCAGGCTATC GAGCTCTTCATGCTCCTTGATCTCCTGGGTGCCCCGAATCCAAACTTCTACAGTCACTTCCCTCATACAGCCCGCTGGTTCCATCGGCTGAGGAGCATCG AGAAGCGCCTTCACCGCATGAACCTGCTGCAGTCTCATCCCCAGGAAGTGATGTACTTCCAGCCCGGGGAGCCCCCTGGTTCTGTGGAAGATGACCACATCCCCTTCCTCCGCCGAG GGGTCCCTGTGCTCCACCTCATCTCCATGCCCTTCCCCTCCGTCTGGCACACCCCCGATGACTCTGAGGCCAACCTGCACCCACCCACCGTACACAATCTGAGCCGCATCCTCGCCGTGTTCCTGGCCGAATATCTGGGGCTCTAG
- the QPCTL gene encoding glutaminyl-peptide cyclotransferase-like protein isoform X1, with protein MGWDLAGPKLSAVRDRFRGEAAMPSGGRGRSRLRLGERGLLEPPSPPKRRLLPRAHFLPLLLLALALASATYTIWSGWHRQTEELPRGRELRGRLIGSLSEARLRRVVGQLDPHRLWNTYLRPLLVVRTPGSPGNLQVRKFLEATLRTLTAGWHVELDPFTALTPLGPLDFGNVVATLDPGAARHLTLACHYDSKLFASESVPFVGATDSAVPCALLLELAQALDRELSRAKEQLPQEAPVTLQLLFLDGEEALKEWGPTDSLYGSRHLAQLMESAPHSPGPTRIQAIELFMLLDLLGAPNPNFYSHFPHTARWFHRLRSIEKRLHRMNLLQSHPQEVMYFQPGEPPGSVEDDHIPFLRRGVPVLHLISMPFPSVWHTPDDSEANLHPPTVHNLSRILAVFLAEYLGL; from the exons ATGGGGTGGGATTTGGCTGGGCCTAAACTATCCGCGGTCCGGGACCGGTTTCGGGGCGAAGCTGCCATGCCTTCCGGGGGCCGCGGGCGGTCCCGGCTACGGCTCGGGGAACGTGGCCTCTTGGAGCCGCCCTCCCCGCCCAAGCGCCGCCTGCTCCCGCGGGCGCACTTCTTGCCTCTGCTTctgctggccctggccctggcttcGGCGACCTACACCATCTGGAGCGGCTGGCACCGCCAGACTGAGGAGCTGCCGCGGGGCCGGGAGCTGCGG GGCCGCTTGATCGGAAGCCTCTCCGAAGCCCGGCTGCGGCGGGTGGTGGGGCAACTGGACCCACACCGTCTCTGGAACACTTATCTGCGCCCCCTGCTGGTTGTGCGgaccccgggcagccccggcaaTCTCCAAGTCAGAAAG TTCCTGGAGGCTACACTACGGACCCTGACGGCAGGCTGGCATGTGGAACTGGACCCCTTCACAGCCTTGACACCCCTGGGGCCACTGGACTTTGGCAATGTGGTGGCCACGCTGGACCCAGGGGCTGCCCGTCACCTCACCCTTGCCTGCCATTATGATTCCAAGCTCTTCGCATCTGAGTCGGTTCCCTTTGTGGGGGCAACAGATTCGGCTGTACCTTGTGCCCTGCTGCTGGAGCTGGCTCAGGCCCTCGACAGGGAGTTGAGTAGGGCCAAGGAGCAG CTCCCACAGGAAGCCCCGGTGACTCTGCAGCTGCTCTTTTTGGATGGTGAAGAAGCACTGAAGGAGTGGGGACCCACCGACTCCCTCTATGGCTCCCGGCACCTGGCCCAGCTCATGGAGTCTGCACCCCACAGCCCGGGCCCCACCAGGATCCAGGCTATC GAGCTCTTCATGCTCCTTGATCTCCTGGGTGCCCCGAATCCAAACTTCTACAGTCACTTCCCTCATACAGCCCGCTGGTTCCATCGGCTGAGGAGCATCG AGAAGCGCCTTCACCGCATGAACCTGCTGCAGTCTCATCCCCAGGAAGTGATGTACTTCCAGCCCGGGGAGCCCCCTGGTTCTGTGGAAGATGACCACATCCCCTTCCTCCGCCGAG GGGTCCCTGTGCTCCACCTCATCTCCATGCCCTTCCCCTCCGTCTGGCACACCCCCGATGACTCTGAGGCCAACCTGCACCCACCCACCGTACACAATCTGAGCCGCATCCTCGCCGTGTTCCTGGCCGAATATCTGGGGCTCTAG
- the FBXO46 gene encoding F-box only protein 46 codes for MDRSSLLPFQLWCPRPFGTYSQNQPRPPTAALKPSACSEPGSGAEPDHGPAHSENTPPALATEAPASQPAPLLSAAAAGDEGRVLLDTWYVIKPGNTKEKVAFFVAHQCGGGSRASSMKVKGHWGSDSSKAKRRRRCLEPTKAPPDPGGPEGPPAAEEAPTSTGEDVDLLSVAEMVALVEQRAALALQNYPRPGTPAPVVFVSAEQGGPAKGLGSERRSGGGDCSRVAEAVAHFEAQRDSPPSKGLRKEERPGPGPGEVRIAFRISNGREPRAPDGSLPNGSGGRPGCAYPGSPGPGARAKDKITCDLYQLISPSRDALPSNVEFLLARADEASEGETPVPARPEDTPPAPPPPPARDCGASGFHVDVVVTGVVDECIFFGKDGTKNVKEETVCLTVSPEEPPPPGQLFFLQSRGPDGPPEPPPADSPATAPGPDDAEGTADTSLCRLYRHVSHDFLEIRFKIQRLLEPRQYMLLLPEHVLVKIFSFLPTRALAALKCTCHHFKGIIEAFGVRATDSRWSRDPLYRDDPCKQCRKRYEKGDVSLCRWHPKPYHHDLPYGRSYWMCCRRADRETPGCRLGLHDNNWVLPCNGPGGGSSGGGGGSTGSSGGRAGREEGR; via the coding sequence ATGGACCGCAGCAGCCTCCTGCCCTTCCAGCTGTGGTGCCCCCGGCCCTTTGGCACCTACTCGCAGAACCAGCCACGCCCACCTACTGCAGCCCTCAAGCCGTCGGCCTGCTCAGAGCCAGGCAGCGGGGCTGAGCCAGACCACGGGCCTGCCCACTCAGAGAACACCCCGCCTGCCTTGGCCACAGaggcccctgcctcccagcctgctCCACTCCTCTCAGCAGCTGCTGCTGGCGATGAGGGCCGAGTCCTGCTGGACACGTGGTACGTCATCAAGCCCGGGAATACAAAGGAGAAGGTGGCCTTCTTTGTGGCCCACCAGTGTGGTGGGGGCAGCCGGGCCAGCTCCATGAAGGTTAAGGGGCACTGGGGCAGTGATAGCTCCAAGGCCAAGCGGAGGAGGCGCTGTCTTGAACCTACCAAGGCTCCACCGGACCCAGGGGGCCCAGAGGGGCCCCCCGCTGCTGAGGAGGCCCCAACCTCAACTGGTGAGGACGTCGACCTGCTCTCTGTGGCTGAGATGGTAGCCCTAGTGGAACAGCGGGCCGCCCTGGCCCTGCAGAACTACCCTCGCCCCGGCACCCCGGCGCCTGTGGTCTTTGTGTCAGCTGAGCAGGGTGGGCCTGCTAAGGGGCTGGGATCTGAACGGCGGTCTGGTGGTGGGGACTGCAGCCGTGTGGCCGAGGCGGTGGCCCACTTCGAGGCCCAGCGGGACAGCCCTCCATCCAAAGGCCTCCGCAAAGAGGAGCGTCCTGGGCCAGGTCCAGGGGAGGTGCGCATTGCCTTCCGCATTTCCAATGGCCGAGAGCCCCGTGCACCCGATGGCAGCTTGCCCAACGGGAGTGGGGGCCGGCCCGGTTGTGCCTACCCTGgcagcccaggccctggggcccgAGCCAAGGACAAGATCACCTGCGACCTGTACCAGCTCATCAGCCCCTCCCGGGACGCCCTGCCCAGCAACGTGGAGTTCCTTCTGGCTCGGGCGGATGAAGCCAGCGAGGGGGAGACGCCAGTCCCTGCCAGGCCTGAGGACActcccccagcaccccctccaccccctgcccggGACTGCGGAGCATCAGGCTTCCATGTGGATGTGGTGGTGACGGGTGTGGTGGATGAATGCATCTTCTTTGGCAAGGACGGCACCAAGAACGTCAAAGAGGAGACGGTGTGCCTGACGGTCAGCCCCGAGGAGCCGCCCCCACCTGGCCAGCTTTTCTTCCTCCAGTCCCGTGGTCCAGATGGGccccctgagccacccccagCCGACTCACCAGCCACCGCACCAGGCCCGGATGATGCCGAGGGGACAGCAGACACCTCTCTGTGCCGCCTGTACCGGCACGTGTCACACGATTTCCTGGAGATTCGCTTCAAGATCCAGCGGCTGCTAGAGCCGCGACAGTACATGCTGCTGCTGCCCGAGCACGTGCTGGTGAAGATCTTTAGCTTCTTGCCCACGCGGGCCCTGGCAGCCCTCAAGTGTACCTGCCACCACTTCAAGGGCATCATTGAGGCATTCGGTGTGCGGGCCACAGACTCACGCTGGAGCCGCGACCCACTGTATCGTGATGACCCTTGCAAGCAGTGCCGCAAGAGATATGAGAAGGGTGATGTGTCGCTCTGCCGCTGGCACCCCAAGCCCTACCACCACGACCTGCCTTATGGACGTTCCTACTGGATGTGCTGCCGCCGAGCTGACCGCGAGACGCCTGGCTGCCGCCTGGGTCTGCACGATAACAACTGGGTGCTGCCCTGCAATGGGCCAGGTGGCGGCAGtagtggtggcggtggtggcagcACTGGCAGCAGTGGGGGCCGGGCTGGCCGGGAGGAAGGGAGGTga